One window from the genome of Pandoraea fibrosis encodes:
- a CDS encoding MFS transporter — MRHIDVHHLADEARFNGYHGRILIWCALIIIFDGYDLAVAGIALPSIMKAMNVDATSAGFMVSAALFGMMFGAIVMGMVADSIGRRKAIAICVLMFSLFTAAAGLTHEPISFSVTRFFAGVGIGGVMPIVVAQMTEYSPRKLRGTLVTLMFSGYSVGGMLAALLGKGLIESYGWQSVFLAAGLPALLVPFAMKGLPESMPFLIRTGRLNALQQVLSRLTPDYVAQPGDQFALPATDRKQAAPLSRLFQDGRGFSTVMLWVAFFMCLFMVYALSSWLAKLMASAGYSLGSALTFVLVLNFGAMLGAIGGGWLADRFNIKYVLVGMYALAAVSITLLGVKVPTPVLFVLVGLAGASTIGTQIVTYAYAGQFYPMAARGTGIGWASGVGRSGAILAPIVIGVLVSMSLPLQQNFMAIAIPAVIAVVAVLLIDHKKSASVQQQAAAQSRGHASGLANGAGEPA; from the coding sequence ATGCGACACATCGACGTACACCATCTGGCCGACGAAGCGCGCTTCAACGGCTATCACGGGCGCATTCTGATCTGGTGCGCGCTCATCATCATCTTCGACGGCTACGACCTCGCGGTCGCCGGCATTGCGCTGCCGTCGATCATGAAGGCCATGAATGTCGACGCCACCAGCGCCGGCTTCATGGTCAGCGCGGCGCTCTTCGGCATGATGTTCGGCGCAATCGTGATGGGCATGGTGGCCGACAGCATCGGCCGACGCAAAGCCATCGCCATTTGCGTGCTGATGTTCTCGCTGTTCACTGCGGCGGCCGGACTTACGCACGAGCCGATCAGTTTTTCCGTCACGCGCTTTTTCGCGGGTGTCGGGATCGGTGGCGTAATGCCGATCGTCGTCGCACAGATGACCGAATACTCACCCCGTAAACTGCGCGGCACGCTCGTCACCCTCATGTTCTCGGGCTATTCGGTGGGCGGCATGCTCGCCGCACTGCTGGGCAAGGGATTGATCGAATCCTACGGATGGCAGTCGGTCTTCCTCGCCGCAGGCCTGCCTGCGTTGCTCGTGCCCTTCGCAATGAAAGGATTGCCGGAGTCGATGCCGTTCCTCATCCGGACCGGTCGTCTCAACGCACTCCAGCAAGTACTCTCCCGTCTCACACCGGACTACGTCGCGCAGCCGGGCGATCAGTTCGCGCTGCCTGCCACGGATCGCAAACAGGCCGCGCCGCTGTCGCGTCTGTTTCAGGACGGCCGCGGGTTCAGCACGGTCATGCTGTGGGTGGCGTTCTTCATGTGTCTGTTCATGGTGTATGCGCTCAGCTCGTGGCTCGCGAAGCTCATGGCCAGCGCCGGCTACAGTCTCGGCTCGGCGCTCACGTTCGTGCTGGTGCTGAACTTCGGCGCGATGCTCGGCGCCATCGGCGGCGGCTGGCTCGCCGACCGCTTCAACATCAAGTACGTGCTCGTCGGCATGTATGCGCTCGCCGCCGTGTCGATCACATTGCTCGGCGTGAAAGTGCCCACGCCGGTACTGTTCGTGCTCGTCGGACTGGCCGGTGCATCGACCATCGGCACGCAGATCGTGACCTACGCGTATGCCGGGCAGTTCTATCCGATGGCAGCACGCGGCACCGGTATCGGCTGGGCCTCGGGGGTGGGACGCAGCGGCGCCATTCTTGCGCCTATCGTGATCGGTGTGCTGGTGAGCATGTCGCTGCCGTTGCAGCAAAACTTTATGGCGATCGCGATTCCCGCCGTCATCGCCGTGGTTGCCGTGTTGTTGATCGACCACAAGAAATCGGCCTCGGTGCAGCAGCAAGCCGCCGCGCAATCGCGTGGTCATGCGTCGGGACTCGCGAACGGCGCGGGAGAACCGGCG
- a CDS encoding glucan biosynthesis protein G codes for MSWHRRARSFLPALMAGAALLGAAHAHAFSLDDVTARAKALADKPYAAPVSNLTPAFANMPFGDYIKIQPRRETFEWNDQATPFRLGFYHQGMQFSTPVKINEIVGNGSNAKIDEIRYDTNRFDFGDLKLDRSATHNLGYAGFRVLYPINEPGKLDEVMSVLGASYFRVIGKGQIYGLSARGLAIDTGLPIAEEFPAFREFWIERPNPGEKHLVFYALLDSKRATGAYRFDLAPGEDSVLKVQARVFMRGPVTKLGIAPLTSMFLFGPNQQRDPYNFRPALHDSNGLAIHAGNGEWIWRPLNNPRNLAISQFQVTNPRGFGLLQRGRDFAQYEDLKDRYDLRPSAWIEPQGDWGKGHIELVEIPSPDETNDNIGAFWTPDQLPPKGQPLQADYSIRWTMNERGIIDRHLAWVKQTLRTAGEITQANLIRHFDGSTGLIVDFDGGPLASLPAGSVTPQVSVSDNATLIEQTLQPNPVTRGMRLNLRVMVKDPAKVVELRAALVSGGKAVSETWSYQLPPFSVAKQ; via the coding sequence ATGTCCTGGCATCGACGTGCACGTTCGTTCTTGCCCGCACTCATGGCAGGTGCCGCCCTGCTGGGTGCTGCGCATGCCCATGCCTTCTCCCTCGACGACGTGACCGCCCGCGCGAAGGCGCTCGCCGACAAGCCCTATGCCGCCCCGGTGAGCAATCTCACGCCGGCCTTCGCGAATATGCCGTTCGGTGACTACATCAAGATTCAGCCGCGGCGCGAGACCTTCGAGTGGAACGATCAGGCCACGCCGTTCCGGCTCGGTTTCTATCATCAGGGCATGCAGTTCAGCACGCCGGTGAAGATCAACGAGATCGTCGGCAATGGCAGTAACGCGAAGATCGACGAGATCAGATACGACACCAACCGCTTCGATTTCGGCGACCTCAAACTCGACCGCAGCGCCACGCATAACCTCGGCTATGCCGGCTTTCGCGTGCTGTACCCGATCAACGAACCCGGCAAGCTCGACGAGGTGATGAGCGTGCTCGGCGCCAGTTACTTCCGCGTGATCGGCAAAGGTCAGATTTACGGGCTGTCCGCGCGGGGTCTGGCCATCGATACGGGTCTGCCGATCGCCGAAGAATTCCCCGCTTTCCGCGAGTTCTGGATCGAACGCCCCAACCCGGGCGAGAAACATCTCGTCTTCTACGCGCTACTCGACTCGAAGCGCGCCACCGGAGCGTATCGTTTCGATCTGGCGCCGGGTGAAGATTCCGTGCTGAAGGTGCAGGCCCGGGTATTCATGCGCGGGCCGGTGACCAAGCTCGGCATCGCGCCGCTCACGAGCATGTTCCTGTTCGGACCGAATCAGCAACGCGATCCGTACAACTTCCGCCCCGCATTGCACGACTCGAACGGTCTGGCGATTCACGCGGGCAATGGCGAATGGATCTGGCGGCCGCTGAACAATCCGCGCAATCTCGCCATCAGCCAGTTTCAGGTCACCAATCCGCGCGGATTCGGTCTGCTTCAGCGTGGCCGCGATTTCGCCCAGTACGAAGACCTCAAGGATCGCTACGATCTGCGCCCGAGCGCCTGGATCGAACCGCAGGGGGATTGGGGCAAGGGCCATATCGAACTGGTGGAGATTCCGTCGCCGGACGAGACCAACGACAACATCGGGGCGTTCTGGACACCTGACCAGTTGCCCCCCAAAGGGCAACCGCTCCAGGCCGACTACTCGATTCGCTGGACGATGAACGAGCGCGGCATCATCGATCGCCATCTGGCCTGGGTGAAGCAGACGCTTCGTACCGCCGGCGAAATCACGCAGGCCAACCTGATTCGTCATTTCGACGGCAGCACCGGTCTGATCGTGGACTTCGACGGCGGCCCGCTCGCCTCGCTGCCCGCCGGTTCGGTCACGCCGCAGGTCAGCGTGAGCGATAACGCCACCCTCATCGAGCAGACGCTGCAACCGAATCCGGTCACGCGCGGCATGCGTCTGAATCTGCGTGTCATGGTCAAGGACCCGGCCAAGGTCGTGGAACTGCGCGCTGCCCTGGTGTCCGGCGGCAAGGCCGTGAGCGAAACCTGGAGCTATCAGCTCCCGCCGTTCTCGGTTGCCAAGCAATAA
- the bglX gene encoding beta-glucosidase BglX, whose product MFSALALAASLVVAPAFAAAPSGSNANEPGNAPVAMPSPSAKQAFIDDLIARMTLDEKIGQLRLISIGAEMPQPKLIQEIAAGRVGGTFNSVTREDNRPLQDAAVKQSRLKIPIFFAYDIVHGHRTVFPISLGLASSWDMSVVKQAARVAAIEASADGLDATFAPMVDISRDPRWGRTSEGFGEDPYLVSQSARASVQGFQGTSPANPDSLMAFVKHFALYGAVEGGRDYNIVDMSPMRMYQDYLPPYRAGIDAGAGGVMIALNSINGTPATSNKWLLRDLLRDEWGFKGVTVSDHGAIEELMRHGVAKDGREAAKLAIEAGVDMSMADVQYLKQLPDLVKSGDVPVRIIDSAVREVLGAKYDMGLFADPYRRIGHAAQDPKDVNAESRLHRDAARDAARKSLVLLENRHDTLPLRKAGKVAVIGPLADANIDVMGSWSAAGKATQAVTLLQGVRDALGTQGQVIHARGANITDDPRVVEYLNFLDWDNPEVVQDKRTPQQMIDEAVQVARSADTLIVAVGESRGMSHEASSRTSLSLPGSQLALLQALKATGKPLVVVLMNGRPLDLNWPQANADAMLETWYAGTEGGHAIADVLFGDENPSGKLPISFPRSIGQIPTYYNQLRIGRPFTPGKPANYTSQYFEEDSGPLYAFGYGLSYTTFDVSKVKLSDKTLARGGKLDASVTVRNTGKREGQTVVQLYLQDVAASIVRPVKELKSFEKVNLKPGESRTVHFAIDESLLKFYNAKLQYVAEPGDFNVQIGLDSQHVEQATFTLQ is encoded by the coding sequence ATGTTCTCCGCACTGGCTCTCGCCGCCAGCCTCGTCGTGGCGCCGGCCTTTGCCGCCGCGCCTTCCGGTTCGAACGCCAACGAGCCGGGCAACGCCCCGGTCGCCATGCCGTCCCCGTCCGCCAAACAGGCATTTATCGACGATCTCATCGCGCGCATGACGCTCGACGAGAAGATCGGTCAGTTGCGTCTGATCAGCATCGGCGCGGAGATGCCGCAGCCCAAGCTCATTCAGGAAATTGCAGCCGGTCGCGTGGGCGGCACATTCAATTCGGTCACCCGTGAAGATAACCGCCCGTTGCAGGATGCCGCGGTCAAGCAAAGCCGCCTGAAGATTCCCATCTTCTTCGCCTACGACATTGTGCACGGCCATCGTACCGTGTTCCCGATCAGCCTCGGGCTGGCGTCGAGCTGGGATATGTCGGTGGTGAAGCAGGCGGCGCGTGTGGCCGCCATCGAGGCGAGTGCCGACGGGCTGGATGCGACGTTTGCGCCGATGGTCGATATTTCGCGTGATCCGCGTTGGGGGCGCACGTCGGAAGGCTTCGGCGAAGACCCCTATCTGGTCTCGCAGAGTGCGCGCGCCAGCGTGCAGGGATTTCAGGGCACATCGCCCGCGAACCCCGACAGCCTGATGGCCTTCGTGAAGCATTTCGCGCTGTACGGCGCCGTCGAAGGCGGACGCGATTACAACATCGTCGACATGAGCCCGATGCGCATGTACCAGGACTACCTGCCACCGTATCGCGCCGGTATCGACGCTGGGGCCGGTGGCGTGATGATTGCGCTGAACTCCATCAACGGCACGCCGGCCACGTCGAACAAGTGGTTGCTGCGCGACTTGTTGCGCGACGAATGGGGTTTCAAGGGCGTGACCGTGAGCGACCACGGTGCCATCGAGGAACTGATGCGCCACGGCGTGGCGAAGGATGGCCGGGAGGCAGCGAAGCTGGCCATCGAGGCGGGCGTCGACATGAGCATGGCCGACGTGCAGTACCTCAAGCAATTGCCTGACCTCGTGAAGTCCGGCGATGTGCCGGTGCGCATCATCGACAGTGCTGTGCGCGAAGTGCTCGGCGCGAAATACGACATGGGTTTGTTCGCCGATCCGTATCGCCGCATTGGTCATGCCGCGCAAGACCCGAAGGATGTGAATGCCGAAAGCCGTCTGCATCGCGATGCGGCGCGCGACGCGGCGCGCAAGTCACTCGTTCTGCTGGAGAACCGGCACGACACGCTGCCGTTGCGCAAGGCCGGCAAGGTCGCTGTGATCGGGCCGCTTGCCGACGCGAATATCGACGTCATGGGTAGCTGGTCTGCGGCCGGCAAGGCGACGCAGGCCGTCACGCTGCTGCAAGGGGTGCGCGATGCCCTCGGCACGCAGGGCCAGGTGATCCATGCGCGTGGCGCGAACATCACCGACGACCCGCGCGTGGTCGAATACCTGAACTTCCTCGACTGGGACAATCCGGAAGTCGTGCAGGACAAGCGCACGCCGCAGCAGATGATCGACGAAGCCGTGCAAGTCGCGCGCAGCGCCGACACGCTGATCGTGGCGGTGGGCGAATCGCGCGGCATGTCGCATGAGGCGTCGAGCCGCACGAGCCTGTCGCTGCCGGGTAGCCAACTGGCGCTGTTGCAGGCGCTCAAAGCCACCGGCAAGCCGCTCGTCGTGGTGTTGATGAATGGACGGCCGCTCGATCTGAACTGGCCGCAAGCCAACGCAGACGCCATGCTCGAGACGTGGTACGCGGGCACCGAGGGTGGCCACGCCATTGCCGATGTGTTGTTCGGCGACGAGAACCCGTCGGGCAAGCTGCCGATCTCGTTCCCGCGCTCGATCGGTCAGATTCCGACGTACTACAACCAGTTGCGCATCGGCCGGCCGTTCACGCCGGGCAAGCCTGCGAATTACACGTCGCAGTACTTCGAGGAAGACTCCGGCCCGTTGTATGCCTTCGGCTACGGCCTGAGCTACACCACGTTCGACGTGTCGAAGGTGAAGCTCTCGGACAAGACGCTCGCGCGCGGCGGCAAGCTCGATGCGAGCGTGACCGTGCGCAATACCGGCAAGCGCGAAGGGCAGACAGTAGTGCAGCTTTATCTGCAGGATGTCGCGGCGTCCATCGTGCGTCCCGTCAAGGAGCTGAAGAGCTTCGAGAAGGTCAACCTCAAGCCGGGCGAGTCGCGCACCGTGCACTTTGCCATCGACGAAAGCCTGCTGAAGTTCTACAACGCGAAGCTGCAATACGTGGCGGAACCCGGCGACTTCAACGTGCAGATCGGACTCGATTCGCAGCACGTCGAGCAGGCGACCTTCACGCTTCAGTAA
- a CDS encoding LysR family transcriptional regulator, whose protein sequence is MNKPLPVNPNLDDLRVFCQVARRASFSAAAEALGVSPAYVSKRVGMLEADLGTRLLHRSTRRVAITDAGERVYAWAEKILDDVNHLMEDVSSTRQVPRGTLRVSSSFGFGRHVVAPAMSRLRALHPQLNVRLDLFDRIVDVAAEGYDLDVRIGDDIAPHLIARKLADNHRVLCASRAYLDAHGTPRQLSDLAGHACIVIKERDHPFGMWRLQQRGEAVSLKVTGPLSTNHGEVAVQWALDGQGIVLRSMWDVGALIARGDLVQVLPDVTQPANVWAVYPSRVASSAKVRACVEFLAGEFQTQASWDSMSDRNY, encoded by the coding sequence GTGAATAAACCCCTGCCCGTCAATCCGAATCTCGACGATCTGCGCGTGTTCTGTCAGGTGGCTCGCCGCGCCAGCTTCTCGGCGGCCGCCGAAGCGCTGGGCGTCTCGCCCGCCTATGTGAGCAAACGCGTGGGGATGCTCGAAGCCGATCTCGGTACGCGCCTGCTGCACCGCTCGACGCGGCGTGTGGCCATTACGGACGCGGGCGAACGGGTCTATGCCTGGGCCGAGAAGATTCTCGACGACGTCAATCACCTGATGGAAGACGTGTCGAGCACGCGGCAGGTGCCACGCGGCACCTTGCGGGTGTCGAGCAGCTTCGGCTTCGGACGCCATGTCGTCGCGCCCGCCATGTCGCGTTTGCGCGCGCTGCACCCTCAGCTCAACGTGCGGCTGGACCTGTTCGACCGGATCGTCGACGTGGCGGCCGAGGGCTACGACCTCGATGTGCGCATCGGCGACGACATCGCGCCACATCTGATTGCCCGCAAGCTCGCCGACAATCACCGCGTGCTGTGCGCGTCGCGCGCTTATCTCGACGCACATGGCACGCCGCGCCAGTTAAGCGATCTGGCCGGGCATGCATGCATCGTCATCAAGGAGCGCGACCACCCGTTCGGCATGTGGCGACTGCAACAGCGCGGTGAGGCCGTGTCGCTCAAGGTGACAGGACCGCTCTCCACCAATCACGGCGAAGTGGCCGTGCAATGGGCACTCGACGGACAGGGAATCGTGCTGCGTTCGATGTGGGATGTAGGGGCACTCATCGCGCGAGGCGATCTGGTGCAGGTGCTGCCCGACGTCACGCAACCGGCCAATGTCTGGGCGGTCTACCCGTCTCGCGTGGCGTCGTCAGCCAAGGTGCGCGCCTGCGTGGAATTTCTCGCGGGAGAATTCCAGACGCAGGCGTCGTGGGACTCGATGAGTGACCGAAATTACTGA